The following are from one region of the Ananas comosus cultivar F153 unplaced genomic scaffold, ASM154086v1, whole genome shotgun sequence genome:
- the LOC109704372 gene encoding uncharacterized protein LOC109704372, producing MHGLPLSLQRRSVAVPSSSDRRLAAGALEPERSYAGLISAAAPPAAARRRPAPPPNPSDRLLPSSAGAPAARSPAAIPSSHCSGPVDASSTDERLAPYLCRWVLRSEVGTVVHAR from the exons ATGCACGGCCTTCCCCTCAGCCTCCAGCGCCGATCTGTCGCCGTCCCGAGCTCCTCCgaccgccgcctcgccgccggcgcccttgaacccgagaggaGCTATGCGGGCTTGATCTCCGCCGCTGCGCCACCGgctgccgcccgccgccggccagcaccacCTCCGAACCCCTCGGACCGACTGCTCCCGTCCTCGGCCGGAGCGCCCGCCGCCCGATCGCCGGCGGCcatccctagctcccactgctccg gtccggttgatgcTTCTTCCACAGACGAGAGACTGGCACCATATTTGtgcaggtgggtacttcgatccgaagtcggtac